In Polypterus senegalus isolate Bchr_013 chromosome 12, ASM1683550v1, whole genome shotgun sequence, the following are encoded in one genomic region:
- the kbtbd12 gene encoding kelch repeat and BTB domain-containing protein 12 isoform X3: protein MECKVKHSLKLLDEINMMKQMDQLTDVVLVAGGTRFPCHRIVLSVFSPYFLAMFTCGLEECRTKEVQLVDTSAVSLTVILNFMYNSELELTNSNIQDVTTTAFVFQMEEVLKSCEKYMLDHMDASNCLGIYHFAKQIVAEEMSHQAKKYLYQHFAEVCLQDEILEIEVHQLLSLISSDDLNVSREESILDLVLRWVNYSRDTRSYHLPQLLRQVRLILVNPTFLREALRRNTALLCNSVCYEIITSALDAIDKKNHLGTLQLRYGMETTALLLCIGNNGYGIKSRHGSFADASFCYAPTTKRTYFITSPRYGEALGYVCTGVVTEDNDILVAGEAGALKLSRQKTKNVEIYRYRTEGRGCWDHLCSTDYREMYALGAVGNTLYILGGQMKMKNQYLITNSVAKFSMEKNQWRTASPLPVPLACHSVVTLNNRLYVFGGWMPQMDHPDDEPDRLNNRMFQFDPGKDKWTECSPMKFAKYRFSTAVINREIYVLAQKVQELVNLCLLWSSVELDV, encoded by the exons ATGGAATGCAAGGTGAAGCACAGCTTGAAATTACTGGATGAAATCAACATGATGAAGCAAATGGACCAACTCACCGATGTGGTCCTAGTGGCAGGAGGGACACGGTTTCCCTGTCATAGGATTGTCTTATCTGTATTCAGCCCATACTTTCTGGCAATGTTCACATGTGGGCTCGAGGAGTGCCGAACAAAGGAGGTACAATTAGTTGATACCTCAGCAGTGAGTTTGACGGTAATCTTAAATTTTATGTACAATTCTGAGCTGGAACTCACCAACTCCAATATCCAGGATGTTACCACGACTGCCTTTGTATTCCAGATGGAAGAAGTTTTAAAATCTTGTGAGAAGTACATGCTAGATCATATGGATGCCTCCAACTGTCTTGGCATCTACCATTTTGCCAAACAGATAGTTGCAGAGGAGATGTCACATCAGGCCAAGAAGTACCTTTATCAACATTTTGCTGAAGTCTGCTTGCAGGATGAAATATTGGAAATTGAAGTCCATCAACTGTTATCTTTGATCAGTTCTGATGACCTTAATGTTTCACGTGAAGAAAGTATCCTGGATTTAGTTTTACGGTGGGTGAATTACAGTCGGGATACTCGCTCATACCATCTGCCGCAGCTACTGAGGCAAGTTCGGCTGATTCTCGTGAACCCCACTTTCCTCAGAGAAGCCCTCAGGAGAAACACGGCCTTGTTATGTAACTCAGTGTGCTATGAAATCATTACAAGTGCGCTGGATGCCATAGACAAGAAAAATCACCTTGGCACACTACAGTTGCGGTATGGGATGGAAACAACAGCACTCCTTCTTTGCATTGGCAACAATGGCTATGGGATTAAATCTAGACATGGAAGTTTTGCAGATGCTAGCTTTTGTTATGCACCCACCACCAAAAGAACATACTTTATAACATCTCCTCGGTATGGAGAAGCCTTGGGATATGTTTGCACTGGAGTAGTGACTGAGGACAATGATATTTTGGTTGCTGGTGAGGCAGGTGCACTTAAGCTTTCAAGACAGAAGACCAAAAATGTGGAAATTTATAG GTACCGTACAGAAGGTAGAGGCTGCTGGGATCATCTGTGCTCAACTGATTATAGAGAGATGTACGCCTTGGGAGCTGTGGGAAATACTTTGTACATTTTGGGAGggcaaatgaaaatgaagaatcAATATCTGATCACCAACTCCGTGGCCAAGTTCTCCATGGAGAAGAATCAATGGAGGACTGCCTCACCTCTGCCTGTCCCATTAGCCTGCCACTCTGTGGTGACTCTCAATAACAGACTCTACGTTTTTGGAGGATGGATGCCACAG ATGGATCACCCCGATGATGAACCAGACCGTCTGAACAATCGCATGTTTCAGTTTGACCCTGGAAAAGACAAGTGGACAGAGTGTAGCCCAATGAAATTTGCCAAGTACCGCTTCAGCACTGCAGTGATCAACAGAGAGATTTACGTCTTGG
- the kbtbd12 gene encoding kelch repeat and BTB domain-containing protein 12 isoform X4: MECKVKHSLKLLDEINMMKQMDQLTDVVLVAGGTRFPCHRIVLSVFSPYFLAMFTCGLEECRTKEVQLVDTSAVSLTVILNFMYNSELELTNSNIQDVTTTAFVFQMEEVLKSCEKYMLDHMDASNCLGIYHFAKQIVAEEMSHQAKKYLYQHFAEVCLQDEILEIEVHQLLSLISSDDLNVSREESILDLVLRWVNYSRDTRSYHLPQLLRQVRLILVNPTFLREALRRNTALLCNSVCYEIITSALDAIDKKNHLGTLQLRYGMETTALLLCIGNNGYGIKSRHGSFADASFCYAPTTKRTYFITSPRYGEALGYVCTGVVTEDNDILVAGEAGALKLSRQKTKNVEIYRYRTEGRGCWDHLCSTDYREMYALGAVGNTLYILGGQMKMKNQYLITNSVAKFSMEKNQWRTASPLPVPLACHSVVTLNNRLYVFGGWMPQMDHPDDEPDRLNNRMFQFDPGKDKWTECSPMKFAKYRFSTAVINREIYVLDELARLSDWQMFVL; this comes from the exons ATGGAATGCAAGGTGAAGCACAGCTTGAAATTACTGGATGAAATCAACATGATGAAGCAAATGGACCAACTCACCGATGTGGTCCTAGTGGCAGGAGGGACACGGTTTCCCTGTCATAGGATTGTCTTATCTGTATTCAGCCCATACTTTCTGGCAATGTTCACATGTGGGCTCGAGGAGTGCCGAACAAAGGAGGTACAATTAGTTGATACCTCAGCAGTGAGTTTGACGGTAATCTTAAATTTTATGTACAATTCTGAGCTGGAACTCACCAACTCCAATATCCAGGATGTTACCACGACTGCCTTTGTATTCCAGATGGAAGAAGTTTTAAAATCTTGTGAGAAGTACATGCTAGATCATATGGATGCCTCCAACTGTCTTGGCATCTACCATTTTGCCAAACAGATAGTTGCAGAGGAGATGTCACATCAGGCCAAGAAGTACCTTTATCAACATTTTGCTGAAGTCTGCTTGCAGGATGAAATATTGGAAATTGAAGTCCATCAACTGTTATCTTTGATCAGTTCTGATGACCTTAATGTTTCACGTGAAGAAAGTATCCTGGATTTAGTTTTACGGTGGGTGAATTACAGTCGGGATACTCGCTCATACCATCTGCCGCAGCTACTGAGGCAAGTTCGGCTGATTCTCGTGAACCCCACTTTCCTCAGAGAAGCCCTCAGGAGAAACACGGCCTTGTTATGTAACTCAGTGTGCTATGAAATCATTACAAGTGCGCTGGATGCCATAGACAAGAAAAATCACCTTGGCACACTACAGTTGCGGTATGGGATGGAAACAACAGCACTCCTTCTTTGCATTGGCAACAATGGCTATGGGATTAAATCTAGACATGGAAGTTTTGCAGATGCTAGCTTTTGTTATGCACCCACCACCAAAAGAACATACTTTATAACATCTCCTCGGTATGGAGAAGCCTTGGGATATGTTTGCACTGGAGTAGTGACTGAGGACAATGATATTTTGGTTGCTGGTGAGGCAGGTGCACTTAAGCTTTCAAGACAGAAGACCAAAAATGTGGAAATTTATAG GTACCGTACAGAAGGTAGAGGCTGCTGGGATCATCTGTGCTCAACTGATTATAGAGAGATGTACGCCTTGGGAGCTGTGGGAAATACTTTGTACATTTTGGGAGggcaaatgaaaatgaagaatcAATATCTGATCACCAACTCCGTGGCCAAGTTCTCCATGGAGAAGAATCAATGGAGGACTGCCTCACCTCTGCCTGTCCCATTAGCCTGCCACTCTGTGGTGACTCTCAATAACAGACTCTACGTTTTTGGAGGATGGATGCCACAG ATGGATCACCCCGATGATGAACCAGACCGTCTGAACAATCGCATGTTTCAGTTTGACCCTGGAAAAGACAAGTGGACAGAGTGTAGCCCAATGAAATTTGCCAAGTACCGCTTCAGCACTGCAGTGATCAACAGAGAGATTTACGTCTTGG